A region from the Chloroflexia bacterium SDU3-3 genome encodes:
- a CDS encoding glycosyltransferase, protein MLHSPRIPPCDERGRIMRVSVIIPTRNRAHQLGTAIESVLGLQRGSDDIEIIVIDDGSTDDTPQVAQSYPVVYLRGQGQGVSTARNLGIRAATADLLAFLDDDDIFTPDNLTPQIAYLDEHPACAAVFGRMILGDINLNPVSGPYPEQPLEPGQMFDTILAYIPTFDATVMRTSVARALGGFDPQLRGAEDWDFFLRIAKRHPMGYVHHAAAIARTNAPPAQNPEGVLWRRFRDCMTVWHRHTAPLGLARRIRLARTGLRHRGWYIPYFMGIATRYAQQGQTGDALRAWGYALAASPLHALPATLRALPALARRSQ, encoded by the coding sequence ATGCTACACTCACCGCGCATACCGCCATGTGATGAGAGAGGCAGAATCATGCGCGTGTCCGTAATCATCCCAACGCGAAACCGTGCGCACCAGCTCGGCACCGCCATCGAGAGCGTGCTCGGCCTTCAGCGCGGCAGCGACGATATTGAGATCATCGTGATCGACGATGGCTCAACCGACGATACCCCGCAGGTCGCCCAGTCCTACCCGGTGGTCTACCTGCGCGGCCAGGGCCAGGGCGTCTCTACCGCCCGCAACCTGGGCATCCGCGCCGCCACCGCCGACCTGCTAGCCTTCCTCGACGACGACGACATCTTCACGCCCGACAACCTGACGCCGCAGATCGCCTACCTCGACGAGCACCCCGCGTGCGCGGCGGTGTTTGGGCGCATGATCCTGGGCGACATCAACCTCAACCCGGTGAGCGGGCCATACCCCGAGCAGCCGCTGGAGCCGGGGCAGATGTTCGACACCATCCTGGCCTACATCCCCACCTTCGACGCCACCGTGATGCGCACGTCGGTCGCCCGCGCCCTGGGAGGCTTCGACCCACAGCTGCGCGGCGCGGAGGACTGGGACTTCTTCCTGCGCATCGCCAAGCGCCACCCGATGGGCTATGTCCACCACGCCGCCGCGATCGCCCGCACCAACGCCCCGCCCGCGCAGAACCCCGAGGGCGTGCTCTGGCGGCGCTTCCGCGACTGCATGACCGTCTGGCACCGCCACACCGCCCCGCTGGGGCTGGCGCGGCGCATCCGGCTGGCCCGCACCGGGCTGCGGCATCGCGGCTGGTACATCCCCTACTTCATGGGCATCGCCACGCGCTACGCCCAGCAGGGCCAAACTGGCGATGCCCTGCGCGCCTGGGGCTACGCTCTGGCCGCCTCGCCGCTGCACGCGCTGCCCGCCACGCTGCGCGCCCTGCCCGCGCTGGCGCGCAGGAGCCAGTAG